In Lachnospiraceae bacterium, one DNA window encodes the following:
- the thyA gene encoding thymidylate synthase — MSYADQLFIKNCKDILENGVWDTDHEVRPVWEDGTPAHTIKKFGIVNRYDLTKEFPVITLRRTYFKSAVDELLWIWQKKSNNVHDLKSHIWDSWADETGSIGKAYGYQLGVKHHYKEGDFDQVDRILYDLKHNPLSRRIMSNIYNHHDLSEMHLYPCAYSMTFNVSGDTLNGILNQRSQDMLTANSWNVCQYAVLMHMFAQASGLKVGELVHVIADAHIYDRHIPMVEELLKKEPLPGPTLWVDPEIKDFYQFTTDSFKLENYQYHPFDHKVPVAI, encoded by the coding sequence ATGAGTTACGCAGATCAGCTTTTTATAAAAAATTGCAAAGACATTCTTGAAAATGGAGTATGGGATACAGACCATGAAGTCCGCCCTGTGTGGGAAGACGGCACTCCTGCTCATACCATCAAAAAATTTGGTATTGTAAACCGTTATGATCTGACAAAGGAATTTCCGGTGATCACATTGCGCCGTACTTATTTTAAATCTGCAGTAGATGAACTGCTGTGGATCTGGCAGAAAAAGTCCAACAACGTACACGACTTAAAAAGCCATATCTGGGATTCCTGGGCTGACGAAACTGGCAGTATCGGAAAAGCCTATGGTTATCAGCTGGGGGTAAAGCACCATTATAAAGAGGGCGATTTCGACCAGGTAGACCGTATCCTTTATGACTTAAAGCACAATCCTTTAAGCCGCCGCATCATGTCCAATATTTACAATCATCATGATTTAAGTGAAATGCACCTGTATCCATGTGCTTACAGCATGACTTTTAATGTATCCGGAGACACTTTAAACGGTATCTTAAACCAGCGCTCACAGGATATGCTCACTGCCAACAGCTGGAACGTATGCCAGTATGCAGTGCTGATGCACATGTTTGCCCAGGCAAGCGGCCTGAAAGTGGGCGAACTGGTCCATGTGATCGCAGATGCACATATTTATGACCGTCACATTCCTATGGTAGAAGAACTTTTAAAGAAAGAGCCTCTGCCAGGGCCAACTTTATGGGTTGATCCAGAAATAAAAGATTTCTACCAGTTTACAACTGACAGCTTCAAACTGGAAAATTATCAGTATCATCCATTTGATCACAAGGTTCCCGTAGCGATCTGA